A region of Allocoleopsis franciscana PCC 7113 DNA encodes the following proteins:
- a CDS encoding ABC transporter substrate-binding protein → MLRGVAQAQNEFNQKQKGVRIKILIADDGNKSAHAKQIAKDLVKKKEILAVVGHFTSDSTLAPSKIYQQNQLLSISPTSAARQK, encoded by the coding sequence ATTTTACGGGGCGTTGCCCAAGCCCAAAATGAATTTAACCAAAAACAAAAAGGAGTGAGGATTAAAATATTAATTGCGGATGATGGCAATAAATCTGCTCATGCTAAACAAATTGCCAAGGATTTAGTGAAAAAGAAAGAGATACTTGCCGTTGTTGGTCATTTCACCAGTGATTCAACCCTAGCTCCATCAAAAATCTATCAACAAAATCAGTTGCTTTCTATTTCTCCCACTAGTGCAGCGCGGCAGAAATAA
- a CDS encoding ABC transporter substrate-binding protein: MPSDRVTAQALANYLSQQINLQTAVVFYNSGSQYSKSLQHQFRESLGKQGGNVVDELDLSTPMLNFGSSPT; the protein is encoded by the coding sequence GTGCCGAGCGATCGCGTTACCGCTCAGGCATTGGCTAACTACTTGAGCCAACAAATAAATTTACAGACGGCTGTAGTATTTTATAATTCTGGTAGTCAATACAGTAAGTCTCTACAACATCAATTTCGCGAAAGCTTGGGTAAGCAGGGAGGTAATGTTGTAGACGAGTTAGACTTATCGACCCCTATGCTGAATTTTGGTTCAAGTCCAACTTGA
- a CDS encoding cytochrome P450 has product MVQQISEVLVLEDGQTPPSGTTTPPRKPNWYDTFSYIANPDRFCRQNLEQFGPIFNTGVFGGTTIFLGDAKAIQMAFNGDLKYTEIALPSTTMDMFGEYSLFQRPDLHRQRKSALRPGLTGQALDGYLPYINDAIAQGIQSWTTPSRMALYPAVEPICFDVLVPLLLGVRLDDSDPTTFEGLPVSSKAELKALYKSFFDGFYGLSKWKSSLTAYGRGLKARAALIDFMRAVVKKRRIEGKAIDPTTDFLAMMLVSQQENPDGVFSDTLIENQCLLELWASHYNISGLVCSLMYQLGRHPQIVQKLREEQERVVDGQSNVSTFSSAHLKQMEFLEVAIKETLRTLPPSSTANRRLTKSVVLDGVLYEKGCVLIAEPRLAHIRSEHFQEPEVFAPERFLPERGEGKMYEFIPFGGGVHACLGAQMAMLVTKVFASHLLRRFDWTLTGEPQFVQFPLKKMKDNYQIDITRRGN; this is encoded by the coding sequence ATGGTGCAACAAATCAGCGAAGTACTTGTACTGGAGGATGGACAAACGCCGCCTTCAGGAACTACGACTCCACCCCGAAAGCCCAATTGGTATGACACATTTAGTTACATCGCGAATCCCGATCGCTTCTGCCGCCAAAATCTAGAACAGTTTGGCCCTATCTTCAACACGGGTGTTTTTGGTGGCACCACCATCTTTTTGGGTGATGCGAAGGCGATTCAAATGGCGTTTAATGGCGACTTGAAATATACAGAGATTGCCTTGCCCAGCACCACGATGGATATGTTCGGCGAGTACAGTCTGTTTCAGCGCCCTGATTTACATCGCCAACGTAAAAGTGCACTGCGTCCTGGACTGACGGGTCAAGCTTTGGATGGATACCTACCTTACATTAATGATGCGATCGCACAAGGCATTCAGAGCTGGACTACCCCTAGTCGGATGGCATTGTACCCAGCCGTAGAGCCAATCTGCTTTGACGTACTCGTTCCCTTACTGCTGGGAGTTCGCTTGGATGACTCTGATCCAACAACGTTCGAGGGATTGCCTGTATCCTCCAAAGCCGAACTGAAGGCGTTATATAAATCATTCTTTGACGGATTTTATGGCTTATCTAAGTGGAAGTCTTCCTTAACAGCTTACGGTCGAGGACTGAAGGCACGCGCCGCACTGATCGATTTTATGCGTGCAGTTGTCAAAAAGCGGCGGATAGAGGGTAAAGCGATCGACCCCACGACGGACTTCCTCGCGATGATGCTGGTTAGCCAGCAAGAAAACCCGGATGGAGTCTTTAGTGATACCTTGATTGAGAACCAATGCCTTTTGGAGTTGTGGGCATCACATTACAATATCTCCGGACTGGTGTGTTCACTCATGTACCAACTCGGACGCCACCCACAAATAGTACAGAAGTTGCGGGAAGAGCAGGAACGGGTGGTAGATGGACAGAGCAATGTCAGCACATTCTCATCCGCTCATTTAAAGCAGATGGAATTTCTGGAGGTGGCAATCAAGGAGACACTGCGAACCTTACCTCCCAGTTCCACCGCTAACCGCCGACTCACCAAGTCTGTAGTACTGGATGGCGTACTGTATGAAAAGGGCTGTGTCCTCATTGCAGAGCCTCGCCTTGCCCACATCAGGTCCGAACACTTTCAGGAACCAGAGGTATTTGCTCCGGAGCGTTTTCTGCCAGAACGGGGCGAAGGCAAGATGTATGAGTTCATCCCGTTTGGCGGCGGTGTCCATGCCTGCCTAGGGGCACAGATGGCGATGTTGGTGACTAAGGTGTTCGCCTCTCATCTGCTGCGTCGCTTTGACTGGACGCTAACCGGTGAGCCTCAGTTTGTGCAGTTTCCCCTCAAGAAGATGAAGGATAATTATCAAATTGACATCACACGGCGAGGGAATTAA
- a CDS encoding DUF2996 domain-containing protein, with amino-acid sequence MAEEKSPQPEAEVAEVKSPSSNPNAGESGTPAASIENTPSSDEQQATDFPSANAPDPTAANPEVNPNATGDKPTAVGEKPAAKKPAAAAKAKKEKPPAPEDKPFNEFIEQEYLPALKSALAEQGVKDLEVTFVKDKIQISGLSQNGGCWQVRGNWQSGQRQFSVYFPDEDINKQKAFSCATNGAKASILESFMIDERKVTLDLLVFYTIQRLNAQKWLAWN; translated from the coding sequence ATGGCAGAAGAAAAAAGTCCTCAGCCAGAGGCAGAGGTAGCAGAAGTTAAATCTCCTTCTTCTAATCCGAACGCTGGAGAATCGGGAACTCCAGCCGCCTCTATTGAAAATACTCCAAGTTCGGATGAACAGCAGGCAACGGATTTTCCCTCCGCTAACGCCCCTGATCCAACAGCCGCAAATCCAGAGGTGAACCCCAACGCGACTGGGGATAAACCGACGGCTGTAGGTGAAAAGCCGGCGGCGAAAAAGCCAGCCGCAGCCGCAAAAGCCAAGAAAGAGAAGCCGCCAGCACCTGAAGATAAGCCCTTCAATGAATTTATCGAGCAAGAATATTTACCAGCCTTGAAGAGTGCCTTAGCAGAACAAGGCGTTAAAGATTTAGAGGTGACATTTGTCAAGGACAAAATACAGATTTCTGGCTTAAGTCAGAATGGTGGCTGCTGGCAGGTAAGGGGAAACTGGCAAAGCGGACAACGTCAATTCAGTGTTTATTTCCCGGATGAGGATATCAACAAACAGAAAGCGTTCTCCTGTGCCACAAATGGTGCTAAAGCCAGTATTTTAGAGTCTTTCATGATTGATGAACGTAAGGTGACGCTAGACTTGTTGGTGTTTTACACGATACAACGACTGAATGCTCAGAAGTGGTTAGCGTGGAATTAG
- a CDS encoding NfeD family protein yields the protein MNKLILIVTGISIVVGVVLGALIVWLICIQQRYQAVDSLVRANHVVGRSGTVEIPFDSNTQGKVRVNVKGSLVDFIAFTDEPREFSPGDRIFVVAMKRNKVWVVSEDSLAQS from the coding sequence GTGAATAAGCTCATCCTAATCGTTACTGGCATTTCAATTGTTGTTGGTGTTGTGTTGGGTGCACTGATCGTGTGGCTCATTTGTATCCAACAGCGATACCAAGCGGTGGATAGTCTAGTCCGTGCCAATCATGTAGTGGGTCGTTCTGGTACCGTCGAAATCCCTTTTGACTCTAACACTCAAGGGAAAGTGCGTGTGAATGTGAAAGGATCTTTGGTTGATTTTATTGCCTTCACGGACGAACCGAGAGAATTTAGCCCAGGCGATCGCATATTTGTGGTAGCAATGAAGCGAAATAAGGTGTGGGTGGTGTCCGAAGATTCTCTTGCTCAGTCATGA
- a CDS encoding MoaD/ThiS family protein yields MSESSVTVTVKLFAAYQEAYGVPELALKFPPQTSVSAVLDTLITEHPELAQWRNLTRFGVNLQFVESDAILQEGDEVVLIPPVSGG; encoded by the coding sequence ATGTCTGAATCTTCTGTTACTGTCACTGTCAAACTATTCGCTGCCTACCAAGAAGCCTACGGTGTTCCAGAACTAGCGCTGAAATTTCCCCCACAAACATCCGTATCGGCTGTACTAGACACCCTGATTACCGAACACCCAGAACTCGCTCAATGGCGCAACCTCACCCGCTTTGGTGTCAATCTCCAGTTTGTTGAGTCAGACGCCATTCTCCAAGAGGGCGATGAAGTGGTACTGATTCCACCCGTTAGCGGTGGCTGA
- a CDS encoding flotillin family protein: MNIQPQFKSFFEQDVAVVQLAQLPPNSPTRNQRNGFEGLFFTSLPIALSIFGVIVFVWFLKSFLCICKPNEVLILSGRKRRTKDGQELGYRVLTGGRAIRIPIVETIKRMDVTTMPVRVEVKNAYAKGGTPLNIQAIANVKISTDPAVVGNAIERFLDRDRSELTRVSRETLEGYLRGVVATLTPEELNEDRLSFAERIASDVSRDLTKLGLQLDILKIQSVSDDVDYLKSLGRRQIALIIRDAEIAESNAIAEAEQIEAECEEHAEVAKTQNRIIILEKENELRKIKAKLEQKSRSEEEITTAAAKEKKAKAEQVLQAFRAELERLRLEVDEVLPAEAQRQAKELRARGDAAFLEENAKAAALVNDILSQVWQETGTEASELFLIQQIEMVLKEAVQIPKRIQLDKVNVIDNGDGKSLASLVKVYPEIVCNFLENVEKTLGIDVLGTLNRQSNQKNQFYGK; the protein is encoded by the coding sequence ATGAACATTCAACCTCAATTTAAATCATTTTTCGAGCAAGATGTTGCAGTCGTACAGTTAGCACAACTTCCACCCAATAGCCCAACCCGTAATCAAAGAAATGGCTTTGAAGGGCTATTTTTTACCAGCCTTCCCATCGCTCTTTCTATCTTCGGCGTTATTGTATTTGTTTGGTTTCTCAAGTCCTTTTTGTGCATCTGTAAACCTAACGAAGTCTTAATCCTTTCAGGACGCAAACGACGTACCAAAGATGGGCAAGAACTTGGCTACCGCGTGCTAACAGGAGGACGAGCCATTCGCATCCCTATTGTCGAAACCATTAAGCGCATGGACGTGACGACAATGCCAGTACGGGTAGAGGTGAAGAATGCCTATGCCAAGGGGGGAACGCCTCTGAATATCCAGGCGATCGCTAATGTGAAAATCTCCACCGATCCGGCAGTGGTCGGCAATGCGATCGAGCGATTTCTGGATCGTGATCGCTCCGAACTTACCCGCGTTTCACGAGAAACTTTGGAAGGTTATCTTCGTGGAGTCGTTGCTACCCTAACCCCTGAAGAACTCAACGAAGATCGGCTTAGTTTCGCCGAACGAATTGCCTCCGATGTGAGTCGGGATTTAACTAAATTAGGACTACAATTGGATATCTTAAAAATTCAAAGTGTTTCCGATGACGTAGACTATCTTAAATCTTTAGGTCGCAGGCAAATTGCCCTAATTATCCGAGATGCGGAAATTGCTGAATCCAATGCAATTGCCGAAGCTGAACAGATAGAAGCCGAATGCGAAGAACATGCCGAAGTTGCCAAAACTCAAAACCGGATTATCATCTTAGAAAAAGAGAACGAACTCCGTAAAATTAAGGCAAAACTTGAACAAAAATCTCGCTCAGAAGAAGAAATCACCACAGCAGCAGCTAAAGAAAAAAAAGCCAAAGCCGAACAAGTACTCCAAGCATTTAGAGCCGAGTTAGAACGCCTACGTCTAGAGGTAGATGAAGTCCTGCCAGCAGAAGCGCAACGACAGGCAAAAGAACTCCGCGCCAGAGGAGATGCTGCCTTCTTAGAAGAAAATGCCAAAGCCGCCGCCTTAGTCAACGATATCCTCTCCCAAGTTTGGCAAGAAACCGGTACCGAGGCTTCCGAGTTGTTCTTGATTCAGCAAATCGAAATGGTACTCAAGGAAGCCGTACAAATTCCCAAACGAATTCAACTTGACAAAGTGAATGTCATTGACAACGGCGATGGTAAATCTTTAGCCAGTTTAGTCAAAGTCTATCCAGAGATTGTTTGTAATTTCCTAGAAAATGTTGAGAAAACCTTAGGCATTGATGTCCTAGGCACCCTCAACCGTCAAAGTAATCAAAAAAATCAATTTTATGGGAAATGA
- a CDS encoding MoaD/ThiS family protein, with product MAITVLIPTALQKFTNNQASLDCTGNSVGELIESMESSCPGIKSRLCDENGKPRRFLNFYVNSEDIRFLEGTDTPLKDGDEVSIVPAVAGG from the coding sequence ATGGCTATAACAGTTCTGATTCCTACTGCTCTGCAAAAATTCACCAACAACCAGGCTTCCCTCGACTGCACTGGCAACAGTGTGGGTGAGTTGATTGAGTCCATGGAAAGTAGCTGCCCTGGAATTAAATCTCGTCTTTGTGATGAGAATGGTAAGCCCCGCCGCTTTTTGAACTTCTATGTGAACAGCGAAGACATCCGATTCTTAGAAGGTACCGATACACCTCTTAAAGATGGCGATGAAGTCAGCATTGTGCCCGCTGTGGCAGGTGGTTGA
- the thrC gene encoding threonine synthase has translation MTQATQHQTQQTSATFKALKCKECGTEYEPQAIHVCEECFGPLEVSYDYDALRRHVTRETIQAGPNSIWRYRPFLPVMTDNPIDVGTGMTPLVKSNRLARRLGLKNLYIKNDAVNMPTLSFKDRVVSVALTRAKELGFSTVSCASTGNLANSTAAIAAHAGLDCCVFIPADLEAGKVLGTLIYSPTVMAVEGNYDQVNRLCCEVANTHGWGFVNINLRPYYSEGSKTLGYEVAEQLGWKLPDHIVAPLASGSLFTKIYKGFQEFIQVGLVDDKKVRFSGAQAEGCSPIAQAFREGRDFVTPVKPNTIAKSIAIGNPADGVYAVDIAQKTGGNIESVSDAEIVEGMKLLAETEGIFTETAGGTTIAVLKKLVEAGKIDPDETTVVYITGNGLKTQEAIQGYIGEPLTIEPKLDSFERALERSHTLDRLEWQQVLI, from the coding sequence ATGACCCAGGCGACCCAACACCAGACACAACAGACATCTGCCACGTTTAAAGCCTTAAAGTGTAAAGAATGTGGGACAGAGTACGAACCCCAAGCCATACACGTTTGTGAAGAGTGTTTTGGTCCCCTGGAAGTGAGCTATGACTACGACGCCCTCCGCCGTCATGTCACCCGCGAAACAATTCAGGCTGGCCCGAATTCCATTTGGCGCTATCGTCCCTTCCTACCCGTTATGACCGATAACCCCATCGATGTGGGTACCGGCATGACGCCCTTAGTGAAGTCGAACCGCTTGGCACGACGCTTGGGTCTGAAAAACCTCTATATCAAGAATGATGCCGTTAACATGCCCACCCTCAGCTTCAAAGATCGGGTGGTGTCCGTTGCTCTAACTAGAGCGAAAGAACTTGGTTTCTCGACGGTATCCTGTGCGAGTACGGGTAATTTAGCGAATTCTACAGCCGCGATCGCAGCTCACGCCGGTTTAGACTGTTGCGTGTTTATTCCCGCCGACTTAGAAGCGGGTAAAGTTCTCGGTACCCTAATCTACAGCCCCACCGTCATGGCTGTGGAAGGCAACTACGACCAAGTCAACCGACTTTGTTGTGAAGTTGCTAATACACATGGATGGGGATTTGTCAATATCAATTTACGCCCCTACTACTCTGAAGGCTCTAAAACCCTCGGCTATGAAGTAGCTGAACAATTAGGTTGGAAGCTACCCGATCACATTGTTGCCCCTCTCGCTTCGGGTTCCTTGTTCACCAAAATCTACAAGGGCTTCCAAGAATTCATTCAAGTGGGTTTGGTTGACGATAAAAAAGTTCGCTTCAGTGGTGCACAGGCAGAGGGCTGTTCCCCCATCGCTCAAGCCTTCCGCGAAGGACGGGATTTTGTCACCCCGGTTAAGCCGAACACCATTGCTAAGTCGATTGCCATTGGCAACCCGGCGGATGGCGTGTACGCGGTGGACATTGCCCAAAAAACTGGGGGTAATATTGAATCCGTCAGCGATGCAGAAATTGTGGAAGGGATGAAGCTGTTGGCAGAAACTGAAGGCATCTTCACCGAAACGGCAGGTGGCACAACAATCGCCGTCTTGAAGAAATTGGTAGAAGCTGGGAAAATTGACCCCGATGAAACGACCGTGGTTTACATCACGGGGAATGGTTTGAAAACTCAAGAAGCCATTCAAGGCTATATTGGGGAACCCTTGACGATTGAGCCGAAGTTGGATAGTTTTGAGCGGGCATTAGAGCGTTCCCACACCCTCGACCGCCTAGAATGGCAACAAGTTCTGATTTAA
- a CDS encoding GNAT family N-acetyltransferase encodes MKVSIEAFEPTNGIPGEVRYEFSLGDILIGIALISTTSEFYFLHFITVMPDDRGKGYGSLMLQTICDKFNDKPIHLELDASSPLGLDKLRAWYEKYGFIYLGGENMVREASPLCRHFQTLWSR; translated from the coding sequence ATGAAAGTATCAATTGAAGCTTTTGAGCCAACGAACGGCATTCCTGGAGAAGTTCGCTATGAGTTTTCCCTCGGTGACATTTTGATTGGTATTGCCTTAATTTCGACAACGTCAGAATTTTACTTTCTCCACTTTATTACTGTGATGCCAGATGATCGAGGAAAGGGATATGGTTCGCTTATGCTGCAAACCATTTGCGATAAGTTTAATGATAAGCCCATTCACTTAGAACTTGATGCCTCTAGTCCCTTAGGACTTGATAAGTTGAGAGCGTGGTACGAAAAGTATGGGTTTATTTATTTGGGGGGTGAAAATATGGTGCGAGAGGCATCTCCCCTTTGCAGACACTTCCAAACATTATGGTCTCGTTGA
- a CDS encoding flotillin family protein — protein MELIILLLGIFGTGAGASFLVIRNFYYICQPSEVLIFAGNRTQIADGKEVGYRLVKGGSSIQVPLLERAFRMDLTNMIIELRVSNAYSKGGIPLTVEGVANIKIAGEEPTIHNAIERLLGKSRKDIEQLAKETLEGNLRGVLASLTPEQVNEDKIAFAKILLEEAEDDLEKLGLVLDNLQIKNISDEVRYLDSIGRKQQAELLRDARIAEAKARAQSIIQASENERVTSLRRIERDLQVAKAEAERRVRDALTKRTAVVAEVESVVGSEVARVQAEVAVQTERIKQVENQLQADVVAPAEAECKRAIAKARGDAARIVEDGKAQAAGTKRLAESWKTAGASAREIFLLQKLEPLLKTMAAGVPEVEVQNLTVIDAQNGSNVTKMASFLEQLRQATGVDVAKVAGHLAGGEPTSNGSQHQG, from the coding sequence ATGGAACTCATCATTTTACTCCTAGGAATTTTCGGTACTGGTGCTGGGGCAAGTTTCCTCGTCATTCGCAACTTTTACTACATTTGCCAGCCCAGCGAAGTACTAATTTTTGCCGGAAATCGTACCCAAATCGCCGATGGAAAGGAAGTCGGATACCGCTTAGTCAAAGGGGGTAGCAGTATTCAAGTCCCCTTGTTAGAGCGTGCCTTCCGCATGGATTTGACTAACATGATTATCGAACTACGGGTATCTAATGCCTACTCGAAAGGGGGGATTCCCTTAACCGTAGAAGGGGTAGCGAACATCAAAATTGCGGGCGAAGAACCCACTATTCATAATGCGATCGAGCGTCTGTTGGGCAAAAGCCGTAAAGACATTGAACAATTAGCAAAAGAAACCTTAGAAGGTAATCTGCGAGGCGTCTTAGCCAGTCTAACACCTGAACAGGTGAACGAAGACAAAATAGCTTTTGCCAAAATCTTATTGGAAGAAGCGGAAGATGACTTAGAAAAGCTGGGGTTAGTGTTGGACAACTTGCAAATCAAAAATATCTCTGATGAAGTTCGCTATCTAGATTCGATTGGACGCAAACAGCAGGCAGAGTTGTTGCGAGATGCACGAATTGCGGAAGCCAAAGCTAGAGCACAATCTATTATCCAAGCCTCGGAAAATGAACGAGTGACCTCACTTAGACGCATTGAGCGGGATTTGCAAGTGGCGAAGGCGGAGGCGGAACGTCGAGTCAGAGATGCGCTGACGAAGCGAACGGCGGTAGTCGCTGAAGTCGAGTCTGTCGTGGGTTCCGAGGTGGCGCGGGTTCAGGCTGAAGTGGCGGTGCAAACTGAACGCATCAAGCAGGTAGAAAATCAGTTACAGGCGGATGTCGTGGCACCCGCAGAGGCAGAATGTAAAAGAGCGATCGCCAAAGCCAGAGGAGATGCCGCACGCATCGTGGAAGACGGCAAGGCGCAAGCCGCCGGAACAAAACGCTTGGCGGAATCTTGGAAGACAGCAGGTGCATCTGCACGCGAAATCTTCCTCTTGCAGAAGCTAGAACCCCTGCTCAAAACGATGGCGGCTGGAGTGCCGGAGGTGGAGGTACAAAACTTAACGGTAATTGATGCTCAAAATGGTAGCAATGTGACAAAGATGGCGTCTTTCTTAGAACAGCTACGTCAAGCCACAGGTGTTGATGTGGCTAAAGTTGCCGGTCATCTTGCAGGGGGTGAACCGACTAGCAATGGCAGTCAGCATCAAGGTTAA
- a CDS encoding J domain-containing protein has product MDLANCYRLLGLTYGASLAEVKASYRRLARRYHPDVNAGDRLTQEKFIQLTEAYKLLLSVINEPVGSAAVSSASQTVAAKSAPQEAGGMPRSPAAAKATRKPPVVHYTPPLSDMDKQLKWNAYEQLQQLLKCRRFARAIALVEGLAQRIPFDPEVRQWQAIAYISWGRHLIQEGQLDKARIYLKKALKTDPHNRSLWAEIEKDFQRIEEML; this is encoded by the coding sequence ATGGATCTGGCGAATTGCTACCGCTTGTTGGGTTTAACGTATGGAGCTTCCCTGGCTGAAGTTAAGGCGTCTTATCGGCGTCTAGCACGTCGGTATCATCCTGATGTCAATGCAGGAGATCGGCTCACCCAAGAAAAATTTATTCAGTTGACGGAAGCCTATAAGCTTCTGTTGAGTGTGATTAACGAACCGGTGGGGAGTGCGGCGGTATCTAGCGCCTCCCAAACGGTGGCGGCGAAAAGTGCCCCTCAGGAGGCTGGGGGAATGCCACGATCGCCAGCAGCCGCGAAGGCGACTCGTAAGCCACCGGTAGTACATTACACTCCACCCCTGTCGGACATGGACAAACAGCTAAAGTGGAATGCTTATGAACAGCTTCAACAACTGCTGAAATGCCGACGTTTTGCGCGGGCGATCGCACTGGTTGAAGGTTTAGCGCAGCGCATTCCTTTCGATCCAGAAGTGCGCCAGTGGCAGGCGATCGCTTACATTAGTTGGGGACGCCATCTGATCCAGGAAGGGCAATTGGATAAGGCGAGAATTTATCTGAAAAAAGCCCTCAAAACAGACCCCCATAACCGTTCTCTTTGGGCGGAAATCGAAAAAGATTTCCAACGGATTGAGGAGATGCTGTGA
- a CDS encoding antibiotic biosynthesis monooxygenase family protein has product MTFISVTRLHVRSPLFLPLFLWNVWLTARQSANTPGFLGGQLLRDANQTFWTITAWEEQAAMKIYRNSGAHRSVMPHIQDWCDEASVVHWRQEDCSLPNWDEVHRQMVAKGFPTRLAHPSPAHLQRDIPKPSSSKGIVLRPKTTPIETRNSNPGKLYEN; this is encoded by the coding sequence ATGACGTTTATTTCAGTGACACGTCTACATGTGCGATCGCCTCTATTCCTCCCACTGTTCTTATGGAATGTTTGGCTGACGGCAAGGCAGAGTGCCAACACTCCTGGGTTTCTGGGAGGGCAGCTTTTGAGAGACGCAAACCAAACGTTTTGGACAATAACCGCTTGGGAGGAACAGGCGGCAATGAAGATTTATCGTAATTCAGGGGCACATCGCAGCGTGATGCCGCATATTCAGGATTGGTGTGATGAAGCGTCTGTAGTTCACTGGCGACAAGAAGACTGTAGCCTCCCGAATTGGGACGAGGTTCACCGCCAGATGGTGGCAAAAGGTTTTCCGACTCGATTAGCTCATCCCTCTCCGGCTCATCTTCAGCGAGATATCCCCAAACCCTCGTCATCTAAAGGAATAGTTTTACGTCCCAAAACAACACCAATAGAGACGAGGAACTCGAACCCTGGGAAACTCTACGAAAATTAA
- the acsF gene encoding magnesium-protoporphyrin IX monomethyl ester (oxidative) cyclase, which yields MVDSLKKPGFEEIRPGVKVPAKETLLTPRFYTTDFEEMARMDLSPNEDELLAILEEFRVDYNRHHFVRDAEFEQSWEHIDGETRQLFVEFLERSCTAEFSGFLLYKELGRRLKDKNPLLAECFTLMSRDEARHAGFLNKAMSDFNLSLDLGFLTKNHKYTFFKPKFIFYATYLSEKIGYWRYITIYRHLEKHPEDRIYPIFRFFENWCQDENRHGDFFDAIMKAQPQFLNDWKAKLWSRFFLLSVFATMYLNDIQRADFYASLGLDAREYDKYVIEKTNETAARVFPVILDVDKAEFYDRLEICVKNNEKLGAITSSNTPKFLQFFQKLPLYVSNGWQFLRLYLMKPIETASLQGVAR from the coding sequence ATGGTAGATTCTCTTAAAAAACCAGGCTTTGAAGAAATACGACCAGGGGTGAAAGTCCCGGCGAAGGAAACCCTGCTGACGCCCCGGTTCTACACCACCGACTTTGAAGAAATGGCGCGGATGGATCTCTCGCCCAATGAGGACGAGCTTTTAGCCATCCTCGAAGAGTTCCGAGTGGATTACAATCGTCACCATTTTGTTCGGGATGCCGAGTTTGAGCAGTCTTGGGAGCATATTGATGGGGAAACGCGCCAATTATTCGTCGAGTTTTTAGAGCGCTCATGTACGGCAGAGTTTTCCGGTTTCTTACTCTACAAAGAACTGGGACGCCGTTTAAAAGACAAAAATCCCCTTTTGGCAGAGTGCTTTACCCTGATGTCTCGTGATGAGGCACGTCATGCAGGGTTCCTCAACAAAGCGATGTCCGATTTCAACCTGTCGCTGGATTTGGGATTCCTCACCAAGAATCACAAGTACACCTTCTTTAAGCCCAAGTTTATTTTCTACGCCACTTACCTCTCGGAGAAGATTGGTTACTGGCGCTACATCACCATTTACCGTCACCTGGAGAAACACCCCGAAGATCGGATTTATCCCATTTTCCGATTCTTTGAAAACTGGTGTCAGGATGAGAACCGTCATGGCGATTTCTTTGACGCCATTATGAAGGCTCAGCCTCAGTTTCTCAATGATTGGAAGGCGAAGCTGTGGAGTCGGTTCTTCTTGTTGTCGGTGTTCGCGACGATGTATCTCAACGACATCCAGCGGGCTGATTTCTATGCCAGTTTAGGCTTAGATGCCCGTGAGTATGACAAGTATGTGATTGAGAAGACGAACGAAACAGCCGCACGAGTGTTTCCAGTGATTCTGGATGTGGATAAGGCAGAGTTTTACGATCGCTTAGAAATCTGCGTCAAGAATAATGAGAAACTCGGTGCGATCACATCTTCCAACACGCCTAAATTCTTACAATTCTTCCAAAAACTGCCCCTCTATGTGTCTAATGGTTGGCAGTTCCTGCGGTTATACCTAATGAAGCCCATTGAGACGGCTTCTCTACAAGGGGTTGCCCGCTAA